From Candidatus Thermoplasmatota archaeon, one genomic window encodes:
- a CDS encoding TIGR00289 family protein → MKLGVLTSGGKDSLYAAYIMHSQGFELKYLITLLPENPYSYMFHYYNAKLTEFQACSIGIPLIQKSTKGEKEEELKDLAELIKSVKDELDGIVTGAIASEYQKQRIDFICEELSLRSFAPLWHKDQEMLLEDMLSAGFEIIVTAVSAYGLDESLLGRKIDKKLVEDLKAVNKKYKIQLAGEGGEYETFVLNMPLFKYKLEVSKARKEWSGSSGACIIEELETKK, encoded by the coding sequence ATGAAGCTTGGGGTACTGACTTCGGGAGGCAAAGATTCCTTATACGCTGCCTATATTATGCATTCTCAAGGCTTTGAGTTAAAGTACCTTATCACACTACTGCCAGAGAATCCCTACAGCTATATGTTCCATTACTATAATGCTAAGCTGACGGAATTTCAAGCTTGCTCTATTGGAATTCCATTAATTCAAAAATCCACTAAAGGTGAGAAAGAAGAAGAATTAAAAGATTTAGCTGAGCTAATCAAATCGGTAAAGGATGAGCTTGACGGAATAGTTACAGGAGCTATAGCCTCAGAATACCAGAAGCAGAGAATAGATTTTATTTGCGAAGAGCTTAGCTTACGTTCTTTTGCGCCATTATGGCACAAAGACCAAGAAATGCTGTTAGAGGATATGCTGAGCGCTGGCTTCGAAATAATCGTTACAGCAGTCTCCGCCTATGGATTAGATGAAAGCTTGCTCGGCAGGAAAATCGATAAGAAACTTGTTGAAGATTTAAAAGCTGTTAACAAAAAATATAAAATTCAACTAGCTGGCGAAGGCGGCGAATACGAAACTTTCGTTCTAAATATGCCATTGTTCAAATACAAATTAGAAGTTAGCAAAGCTAGAAAAGAGTGGTCTGGGAGTTCAGGCGCTTGTATAATTGAAGAATTAGAAACAAAAAAATAA